Proteins found in one Coffea eugenioides isolate CCC68of chromosome 5, Ceug_1.0, whole genome shotgun sequence genomic segment:
- the LOC113770665 gene encoding zinc finger CCCH domain-containing protein 13 isoform X1, with amino-acid sequence MVERKLYKTKLCVLYQKGHCHRQTCSFAHGSTELRRSFNGRRDNRVSDLRDRLDRRRSPPHRYSPGRDAQGKHASHGDSPRGREGMRKRRKKQHIDGESEFSGSLRLFEGTEDKMKEPRRASFEPKDLLDEQLRKAQSEFKILEDHRRELEIYLEERNLEANRITSKIQELEMQLSQEKEESERVASKIKKFIKAYNRQMRLEDELKRSQTQVQKLCEQLSLDLSRSGAMEEDPGIKNRSYEGSGNDVSPKVELQKNISPSNKRPRVHSEVDDMSNQVISRKDQGLVMGKVRLEKMSRWNPQSKNYKKAEISSTGKNASRPLADEYKSKKAKTSSADISVFDKSKVSESGLALPSTSMAAHAIDDVADIVETEEKFEGTGNLITDEKEAAFKIPPSPLPPPPPPPIPQNAHVQYQGDDENVDIDGTEEETVEVDVV; translated from the exons ATGGTGGAGAGAAAGCTTTACAAAACGAAGCTATGCGTATTATACCAGAAAGGCCACTGCCATCGCCAGACCTGCTCCTTCGCTCATGGAAGCACCGAGCTCCGCCGCTCCTTCAATG GTAGGCGAGACAATCGTGTTAGTGACTTGAGAGATAGGCTTGATAGAAGGCGTTCGCCACCCCACAGATACTCCCCTGGTAGAGATGCACAAGGGAAGCATGCTTCCCATG GAGATAGTCCTCGAGGACGGGAGGGAATGAG GAAACGAAGAAAGAAACAACACATAGATGGCGAAAGTGAATTTTCTGGAAGTTTGAGATTGTTTGAGGGAACTGAAGATAAAATGAAAGAGCCAAGACGGGCATCTTTTGAACCCAAAGATCTTCTTGATGAGCAG CTAAGGAAAGCTCAATCTGAGTTTAAGATTCTGGAGGACCACAGAAGAGAACTGGAG ATTTACCTGGAAGAGAGGAATCTGGAAGCAAAcaggataacttcaaaaatcCAAGAGCTTGAAATGCAACTGAGCCAGGAAAAAGAGGAATCTGAAAG GGTGGCCTCAAAGATTAAGAAGTTCATCAAAGCATATAATCGGCAGATGCGTCTAGAAGATGAACTCAAAAG GTCACAGACTCAAGTTCAGAAGCTTTGTGAACAGCTTTCGTTGGATTTGTCTCGATCTGGTGCCATGGAGGAGGATCCTGGCATCAAGAATAGGAGTTATGAAGGGAGTGGGAATGATGTAAGCCCAAAAGTTGAGCTACAAAAGAACATATCTCCAAGTAATAAAAGGCCACGAGTTCATTCAGAAGTGGATGATATGTCAAATCAAG TGATCTCAAGAAAAGATCAAGGATTGGTTATGGGGAAAGTCAGATTGGAGAAGATGTCTAGATGGAATCCTCagtccaaaaattataagaaagCTGAGATAAGTAGCACGGGAAAGAATGCATCAAGGCCCTTAGCAGATGAATACAAGTCCAAAAAGGCCAAAACTTCTTCAGCTGATATTTCTGTATTTGATAAG TCAAAGGTTTCTGAATCAGGTCTTGCTTTGCCCTCTACCAGCATGGCTGCCCATGCAATCGATGACGTTGCTGATATTGTTGAAACAGAGGAGAAGTTTGAGGGAACTGGAAACTTGATAACAGATGAAAAGGAAGCTGCATTTAAAATTCCACCATCGCCTTTACCACCTCCGCCACCTCCTCCTATTCCTCAAAATGCTCATGTACAG TACCAGGGGGATGATGAGAACGTAGATATAGACGGTACTGAGGAGGAAACAGTAGAAGTGGATGTTGTCTGA
- the LOC113770665 gene encoding zinc finger CCCH domain-containing protein 13 isoform X2: MRKRRKKQHIDGESEFSGSLRLFEGTEDKMKEPRRASFEPKDLLDEQLRKAQSEFKILEDHRRELEIYLEERNLEANRITSKIQELEMQLSQEKEESERVASKIKKFIKAYNRQMRLEDELKRSQTQVQKLCEQLSLDLSRSGAMEEDPGIKNRSYEGSGNDVSPKVELQKNISPSNKRPRVHSEVDDMSNQVISRKDQGLVMGKVRLEKMSRWNPQSKNYKKAEISSTGKNASRPLADEYKSKKAKTSSADISVFDKSKVSESGLALPSTSMAAHAIDDVADIVETEEKFEGTGNLITDEKEAAFKIPPSPLPPPPPPPIPQNAHVQYQGDDENVDIDGTEEETVEVDVV; encoded by the exons ATGAG GAAACGAAGAAAGAAACAACACATAGATGGCGAAAGTGAATTTTCTGGAAGTTTGAGATTGTTTGAGGGAACTGAAGATAAAATGAAAGAGCCAAGACGGGCATCTTTTGAACCCAAAGATCTTCTTGATGAGCAG CTAAGGAAAGCTCAATCTGAGTTTAAGATTCTGGAGGACCACAGAAGAGAACTGGAG ATTTACCTGGAAGAGAGGAATCTGGAAGCAAAcaggataacttcaaaaatcCAAGAGCTTGAAATGCAACTGAGCCAGGAAAAAGAGGAATCTGAAAG GGTGGCCTCAAAGATTAAGAAGTTCATCAAAGCATATAATCGGCAGATGCGTCTAGAAGATGAACTCAAAAG GTCACAGACTCAAGTTCAGAAGCTTTGTGAACAGCTTTCGTTGGATTTGTCTCGATCTGGTGCCATGGAGGAGGATCCTGGCATCAAGAATAGGAGTTATGAAGGGAGTGGGAATGATGTAAGCCCAAAAGTTGAGCTACAAAAGAACATATCTCCAAGTAATAAAAGGCCACGAGTTCATTCAGAAGTGGATGATATGTCAAATCAAG TGATCTCAAGAAAAGATCAAGGATTGGTTATGGGGAAAGTCAGATTGGAGAAGATGTCTAGATGGAATCCTCagtccaaaaattataagaaagCTGAGATAAGTAGCACGGGAAAGAATGCATCAAGGCCCTTAGCAGATGAATACAAGTCCAAAAAGGCCAAAACTTCTTCAGCTGATATTTCTGTATTTGATAAG TCAAAGGTTTCTGAATCAGGTCTTGCTTTGCCCTCTACCAGCATGGCTGCCCATGCAATCGATGACGTTGCTGATATTGTTGAAACAGAGGAGAAGTTTGAGGGAACTGGAAACTTGATAACAGATGAAAAGGAAGCTGCATTTAAAATTCCACCATCGCCTTTACCACCTCCGCCACCTCCTCCTATTCCTCAAAATGCTCATGTACAG TACCAGGGGGATGATGAGAACGTAGATATAGACGGTACTGAGGAGGAAACAGTAGAAGTGGATGTTGTCTGA
- the LOC113770664 gene encoding histone-lysine N-methyltransferase ATXR2 produces the protein MEPICPIDSSCSNQISLLLNPPSPPQVQKYFEELIKTRQSCGLEVRTNGKHAKGVYAKVDFKEGDLVLKDPVLFGIQHSSNKMDCLVCSHCFQFIGSVELQIGRKLYLRNLADASGSNSGKRKFSSALKDCSGQCNESRDHGDSDVEEYDVDRCGLSDSKSNTNIIPKDVIDSLMEGGLKLPHSDIVSLPAVVSCPGKCKEAYYCSQSCAEADWNLYHSLLCTGKGSKSLSTEALSVFIQHANETNDIFLLAAKVISFTILRYRKLKTVYFEEKEKHDAPSILGSCNFSLLLEAWEPVSMGYKRRWWNCISLPDDVDCHDEVAFRLQIKELAFTSLQLLKAAIFDKECEPLFSLEIYGHIIGMFELNNLDLVVESPVENYFLYIDDLPDSEKEKAEKVTESFLDALGDEYSGCCEGTAFFPLQSCMNHSCNPNAKAFKREEDRDGQAVLVALQPIHKGEEVTISYIDEELPYEERQSLLADYGFRCRCPKCLDEELPS, from the exons ATGGAACCCATATGCCCAATTGATAGCAGCTGCTCCAACCAAATCTCACTTCTTCTCAATCCCCCTTCTCCTCCCCAAGTCCAG AAATATTTTGAGGAGCTTATAAAGACTAGACAATCTTGTGGGCTTGAAGTTAGAACCAATGGGAAGCATGCAAAAG GGGTTTATGCTAAGGTAGACTTCAAAGAAGGGGACCTTGTTTTGAAGGACCCAGTGCTCTTCGGAATCCAACATTCTTCAAATAAG ATGGATTGTTTAGTATGCAGTCACTGTTTTCAGTTTATAGGCTCAGTAGAGCTTCAAATAGGGAGGAAACTGTATCTACGAAATTTAGCTGATGCATCAGGAAGTAATAgtggaaagagaaaattttcaagCGCTTTAAAAGATTGTAGTGGTCAATGTAATGAATCACGTGATCATGGTGATTCAGATGTTGAAGAATATGATGTGGACCGATGTGGTCTGAGCGATTCCAAAAGTAATACTAATATTATACCTAAAGATGTTATAGACTCGCTTATGGAGGGCGGCTTAAAATTGCCTCATTCTGATATTGTCTCATTGCCTGCGGTTGTGTCTTGTCCTGGTAAATGCAAGGAAGCATACTATTGCAG CCAATCATGTGCTGAGGCTGATTGGAACTTGTATCACTCTTTGCTTTGTACTGGGAAGGGATCCAAATCATTGAGCACTGAGGCACTTTCAGTATTCATACAACATGCTAATG AAACAAACGATATCTTCCTTCTTGCCGCCAAG GTGATCTCATTCACAATTTTGAGGTATAGGAAGTTGAAGACGGTTTactttgaagaaaaagaaaagcatgatGCTCCCAGTATTTTGGGCAGTTgtaacttttctctcttgttagAGGCATGGGAGCCTGTGTCAATGGGATATAAGAGAAG GTGGTGGAACTGCATTTCCTTGCCCGATGATGTCGATTGCCATGACGAGGTTGCATTTAGGTTGCAAATAAAAGAGCTGGCATTTACG TCATTACAGCTCCTAAAGGCAGCTATATTTGACAAGGAATGTGAACCAT TATTTTCCCTTGAAATCTACGGTCACATTATCGGCATGTTTGAGCTAAATAACCT TGATTTGGTTGTAGAATCACCAGTAGAGAACTATTTCCTGTATATTGATGATCTTCCAGACTCAGAAAAG GAAAAAGCTGAAAAAGTTACAGAGTCTTTTCTGGATGCTCTTGGTGACGAGTATTCTGGTTGTTGTGAAG GGACTGCATTCTTTCCTTTGCAGAGTTGTATGAACCACTCCTGTAATCCTAATGCCAAAGCATTTAAACGAGAAGAG GATAGAGATGGCCAAGCAGTCCTTGTTGCCCTCCAACCAATTCACAAGGGAGAAGAG GTTACCATATCATATATAGATGAGGAGCTTCCTTATGAAGAAAGGCAGTCATTACTTGCAGATTATGGTTTTAGATGTAGATGCCCAAAATGTTTGGATGAAGAGCTGCCATCTTGA